One bacterium genomic window, ACTCCGCCGACGCTTGCGTTTACATGGAAGCAAAAGTTTGTTTCTTATAGTTGAGGGAGAGTGAATGTGAAGGAGTTCGTTGAGACCATTGTTAAGGCCTTAGTGGATAATCCCGACGCCGTAGTGCTCAAGGAAATCGAAGGTGAGCGTACCACGGTTTTCGAACTTCGGGTTGGTCAGGGTGACCTGGGCAAAGTGATCGGAAAGGCGGGGAACACCGCCAAAGCGATCCGCACAATTATGCTGGC contains:
- a CDS encoding KH domain-containing protein is translated as MKEFVETIVKALVDNPDAVVLKEIEGERTTVFELRVGQGDLGKVIGKAGNTAKAIRTIMLAVSAKQGKRAVLEILE